Proteins from a genomic interval of Hyalangium ruber:
- a CDS encoding outer membrane protein assembly factor BamD, producing the protein MRLAVLCLSVFVCLTTGCASLSEGKAGEPDYAAQADANLRLGDEALDDKDYFRAEQYFEHVKTKYPYLEASKEAELRLGDVDFAQDRFPEAREKYLSFVKLHPTHPKVDYAAYRAALTHVQEMPSDFILLPPSEEKDQTEVQSALRAMNDFLRQYPKSEYADEAKTQADDAKRRLAEHELYVAAFYKKRERWPAVAQRLEGMLTRYPGTKYEEQALFDLYDTYLKLKQPERAQETLRKVIQRLPNTPAAERAQRMLGS; encoded by the coding sequence ATGCGTCTTGCCGTCCTGTGCCTGTCCGTCTTCGTGTGTTTGACCACGGGTTGTGCCTCCCTCTCCGAGGGGAAGGCAGGCGAGCCCGACTACGCCGCCCAGGCCGATGCGAACCTCCGGCTGGGGGATGAGGCCCTGGATGACAAGGATTACTTCCGGGCCGAGCAGTACTTCGAGCACGTGAAGACGAAGTACCCGTACCTGGAGGCCTCCAAGGAGGCGGAGCTGCGGCTGGGGGACGTGGACTTCGCGCAGGACCGCTTCCCCGAGGCACGCGAGAAGTACCTCTCCTTCGTGAAGCTGCACCCCACGCACCCCAAGGTGGACTACGCCGCCTACCGGGCCGCGCTCACCCACGTGCAGGAGATGCCCTCGGACTTCATCCTGCTGCCGCCCTCGGAGGAGAAGGACCAGACGGAGGTGCAGTCGGCGCTCCGGGCGATGAATGACTTCCTGCGCCAGTACCCCAAGTCGGAGTACGCGGACGAGGCGAAGACGCAGGCGGACGACGCGAAGCGGCGCCTGGCGGAGCACGAACTGTACGTGGCGGCCTTCTACAAGAAGCGCGAGCGCTGGCCGGCGGTGGCCCAGCGCCTCGAGGGCATGCTGACGCGCTACCCGGGCACGAAGTACGAGGAGCAGGCGCTCTTCGATTTGTATGACACCTACCTGAAGCTCAAGCAGCCCGAGCGCGCCCAGGAGACGCTGCGCAAGGTCATCCAGCGGCTGCCGAACACGCCCGCCGCGGAGCGGGCCCAGCGCATGCTCGGCTCGTGA
- a CDS encoding regulatory protein RecX, with protein MTTEAEGPEAVKQATDMCLRLLAMRARSRHELTLALKRKGFSAEVQAQVLEKLQGYGYIDDASFARDRAASLLRRGRLGPEGVLQKLEAHGLKGEEARAALATASGAVAFEPLEAARKVLEQRRLWGRELAPKERARAGRLLHSRGFSEDVIHRLLGEPSLDPSERDD; from the coding sequence ATGACGACGGAGGCGGAGGGACCGGAGGCCGTGAAGCAGGCGACGGACATGTGCCTGCGGCTGTTGGCCATGCGCGCCCGGAGTCGGCACGAGCTGACGCTCGCCCTGAAGCGCAAGGGCTTCTCCGCCGAGGTGCAGGCGCAGGTGCTGGAGAAGCTCCAGGGCTACGGCTACATCGACGACGCGAGCTTCGCGCGGGACCGAGCGGCCTCGTTGCTGCGCCGGGGGAGGCTCGGCCCGGAAGGAGTGCTCCAGAAGCTGGAGGCCCACGGCCTGAAAGGCGAGGAGGCCCGCGCGGCGCTCGCGACGGCCAGCGGCGCGGTGGCGTTCGAGCCGCTGGAGGCCGCGCGCAAGGTGCTCGAGCAGCGTCGGCTCTGGGGGCGCGAGCTGGCTCCCAAGGAGCGCGCGAGGGCTGGACGGCTCCTCCACAGCCGGGGCTTCTCCGAGGACGTCATCCATCGGCTGCTGGGCGAACCATCGCTGGACCCCTCGGAGCGGGACGATTAG
- a CDS encoding type IV pilus twitching motility protein PilT: MELNEILQIALRGGASDIHLKAGLPPMFRVDGSLVPLKDGKRLPPEEVARMAFGIMNEFQKEKFKASNEVDLAYGVPGLGRFRVNIFQQRGTIGSVLRVIPFKVMTIKDLLLPQILEKICGEERGLVLVTGTTGSGKSTTLAAMIDHINANETNHIMTVEDPIEFLIRDKRSIINQREVGVDTMSFSQALKSALRQDPDVILVGEMRDYETIETALHAAETGHLVMSTLHTLDATETINRIVSAFPPHQQKQVRLQLASVLKAVVSQRLIPRADGKGRVAAVEILRVTARVREMIEDKDRTKEIHDAIAQGFDSYGMQTFDQSLMGLVRNGLVSYEEAHRQATNPDDFALRFSGISGTADSKWDNFDGKAGEAKPVPGTQAFAQKGAPGGAPPPQAGARPGAATPPPPPGSRPPPPPQQAAGRPPAGGAARPPPPPAAATGGGDDDFSIERF; this comes from the coding sequence ATGGAACTCAACGAGATTCTTCAGATCGCGCTTCGAGGCGGCGCCTCGGACATCCATCTCAAGGCCGGCCTCCCGCCAATGTTCCGCGTGGATGGCTCGCTCGTGCCCCTCAAGGACGGCAAGCGTCTGCCGCCCGAGGAAGTGGCCCGCATGGCCTTCGGGATCATGAACGAGTTCCAGAAGGAGAAGTTCAAGGCGAGCAACGAAGTGGACCTTGCCTACGGAGTTCCGGGCCTGGGCCGCTTCCGCGTGAACATCTTCCAGCAGCGCGGCACCATCGGCTCGGTGCTCCGCGTCATTCCCTTCAAGGTGATGACGATCAAGGACCTGCTGCTGCCCCAGATCCTCGAGAAGATCTGCGGTGAGGAGCGCGGGCTGGTGCTGGTGACGGGGACGACGGGCTCGGGCAAGTCGACGACGCTGGCGGCGATGATCGACCACATCAACGCCAACGAGACCAACCACATCATGACGGTGGAGGACCCGATCGAGTTCCTCATCCGCGACAAGCGCTCGATCATCAACCAGCGCGAAGTGGGCGTGGACACGATGTCGTTCTCGCAGGCCCTCAAGAGCGCGCTGCGGCAGGACCCGGACGTCATCCTCGTGGGCGAAATGCGCGACTACGAGACGATCGAGACGGCGCTCCACGCGGCGGAGACGGGCCACCTGGTGATGTCGACGCTGCACACGCTGGACGCGACGGAGACGATCAACCGCATCGTGTCGGCGTTCCCTCCGCACCAGCAGAAGCAGGTGCGCTTGCAGCTGGCCTCGGTGCTCAAGGCGGTGGTGAGCCAGCGCCTCATTCCTCGCGCGGACGGCAAGGGCCGCGTGGCGGCGGTGGAAATCCTCCGCGTCACCGCGCGCGTGCGCGAGATGATCGAGGACAAGGACCGCACCAAGGAGATCCACGACGCGATCGCCCAGGGCTTCGACTCGTACGGAATGCAGACCTTCGACCAGTCGCTGATGGGGCTGGTGCGCAACGGGCTGGTTTCCTACGAGGAGGCGCACCGCCAGGCGACGAACCCCGACGACTTCGCGCTGCGCTTCTCGGGCATCAGCGGCACGGCGGACTCGAAGTGGGACAACTTCGACGGCAAGGCGGGCGAGGCCAAGCCCGTGCCGGGCACGCAGGCGTTCGCGCAGAAGGGCGCGCCGGGTGGAGCCCCGCCGCCGCAGGCCGGGGCGCGTCCGGGAGCGGCGACACCTCCGCCTCCGCCGGGTTCCCGTCCTCCTCCGCCTCCGCAGCAGGCCGCGGGACGTCCTCCCGCTGGTGGCGCGGCGCGTCCTCCTCCTCCTCCTGCGGCAGCCACGGGCGGTGGGGACGACGACTTCAGCATCGAGCGCTTCTAA
- the rpsI gene encoding 30S ribosomal protein S9, whose translation MPINPENGFYATGRRKEATARVWLKAGSGVVTINGREINNYFGRETSKMVLFQPLEMLEQKDKIDLTVNVKGGGLSGQAGAIRHGIARALCAFNPEFRPVLKKAGFLTRDARAVERKKYGQPGARRRFQFSKR comes from the coding sequence ATGCCTATCAACCCTGAGAATGGTTTCTACGCCACCGGCCGCCGCAAGGAGGCCACCGCCCGCGTGTGGCTGAAGGCCGGCAGCGGCGTCGTGACGATCAACGGCCGCGAGATCAACAACTACTTCGGTCGCGAGACCTCCAAGATGGTGCTGTTCCAGCCCCTGGAGATGCTCGAGCAGAAGGACAAGATCGACCTGACCGTCAACGTGAAGGGCGGCGGTCTGTCGGGCCAGGCGGGCGCCATCCGCCACGGCATCGCCCGCGCGCTGTGCGCCTTCAACCCGGAGTTCCGTCCGGTGCTCAAGAAGGCCGGCTTCCTCACCCGCGATGCTCGCGCGGTCGAGCGCAAGAAGTACGGCCAGCCGGGCGCGCGTCGTCGCTTCCAGTTCTCCAAGCGCTAG
- the rplM gene encoding 50S ribosomal protein L13 has protein sequence MSQRTYSAKAGDIKRDWHVIDVSDKVLGRAASQIATLLKGKHKATYTPSIDTGDHVIVINAEKVKVTGTKEQAKLYYRHPRAGFPGALKITNLQKLRQRHPEDIIINAVRRMLPRNALGRQMMTKLKVYAGDTHPHAAQKPVAREVEA, from the coding sequence ATGTCGCAGAGGACCTACAGCGCGAAGGCAGGGGACATCAAGCGCGATTGGCATGTGATCGATGTCTCGGACAAGGTGCTGGGCCGTGCCGCCAGCCAGATCGCCACCCTCCTGAAGGGTAAGCACAAGGCGACCTACACCCCGTCCATCGACACCGGGGATCACGTCATCGTCATCAACGCCGAGAAGGTGAAGGTGACGGGGACCAAGGAGCAGGCGAAGCTCTACTACCGCCACCCGCGGGCGGGCTTCCCGGGCGCTCTGAAGATCACCAATCTCCAGAAGCTGCGTCAGCGGCACCCCGAGGACATCATCATCAACGCCGTGCGCCGCATGCTCCCGCGCAACGCGCTGGGCCGGCAGATGATGACCAAGCTCAAGGTCTACGCAGGTGACACTCATCCGCACGCCGCGCAGAAGCCTGTCGCGCGCGAGGTCGAGGCGTAA
- a CDS encoding ATP-dependent helicase codes for MDLSKLNAPQREAVTTLEGPLLVLAGAGSGKTRVITHRIVHLLNERPLSVTARNILAVTFTNKAATEMKERLVKMAGPRAQGVLVCTFHAFGAEMLREDIHRLGWPKKFAIADMGDQLALIRRAMRERQVDDRAFDARKVLTLISKAKNSGQEPQPKPEGMGDDYDLITHMVFPSYQLALKAQGSVDFDDLLLLPARLLREHEDLKVKYTRRFRFLLVDEFQDTNLAQMNLLQLLAGEARNVCAVGDDDQAIYSWRGAEVKNILEFDRHFPGTKEVRLEQNYRSMQTVLDAANAVIAKNPERKAKRMWTDRHGGERIRVVTCPNEEEEARFVAREIQKHIAHGIPADEIAVLYRTNGQSRPVEESLREKNIGYEVVGGSEFFDRREVKDVIAYFKVIANPKDEVSLLRIVNVPARGIGDVTMERLHAHARADNVSLWEAMERGEQYEDLPSGAAGKVGEFLRMIERYRNLFEGGNLAHVTRNLLEEIGFKEATRATAVSLTTADKKLKSVDQVLNSLEAFEKREGPKASLLTYLNRLSLDTRQEEEDEVPGGNRRVTLMTVHSSKGLEYRLVFFIGMEEDLMPHKGMQGEPQNLEEERRLCYVGITRAKELLYLTRAAIRVKRGKEVPCTPSRFLEDLPAEAVELIDMDAPRTGAPTEQEKNFFANLKERFKPKGAGGGAGPPRGESGV; via the coding sequence ATGGACCTCTCGAAGCTCAACGCCCCTCAACGCGAAGCAGTCACCACCCTGGAAGGCCCCCTGCTCGTGCTGGCAGGCGCCGGGAGTGGCAAGACGCGCGTGATTACCCACCGCATCGTCCACCTGCTCAACGAGCGGCCACTCAGCGTCACCGCCCGCAACATCCTCGCCGTCACCTTCACCAACAAGGCCGCCACGGAGATGAAGGAGCGGCTGGTGAAGATGGCGGGTCCACGCGCACAGGGTGTCCTGGTGTGTACCTTCCACGCCTTTGGTGCGGAGATGCTCCGGGAGGACATCCACCGGCTGGGCTGGCCCAAGAAGTTCGCCATCGCGGACATGGGGGACCAGCTGGCGCTGATTCGCCGGGCGATGCGTGAGCGCCAGGTGGACGACCGGGCGTTCGACGCGCGCAAGGTGCTCACCCTCATCTCCAAGGCGAAGAACTCGGGCCAGGAGCCCCAGCCCAAGCCGGAGGGGATGGGGGACGACTACGATCTCATCACCCACATGGTCTTCCCGAGCTACCAGCTGGCGCTGAAGGCGCAGGGCTCGGTGGACTTCGATGATCTGCTGCTCTTGCCGGCGCGGCTCTTGCGCGAGCACGAGGACCTGAAGGTCAAGTACACCCGGCGCTTCCGCTTCCTGCTGGTGGACGAGTTCCAGGACACGAACCTGGCGCAGATGAACCTGCTGCAGCTCCTGGCGGGCGAGGCGCGCAACGTGTGCGCGGTGGGCGACGACGACCAGGCCATCTACAGCTGGCGCGGCGCCGAGGTGAAGAACATCCTCGAGTTCGACCGGCACTTCCCGGGCACCAAGGAGGTGCGGCTGGAGCAGAACTACCGCTCCATGCAGACGGTGCTGGACGCGGCCAACGCCGTCATCGCCAAGAACCCCGAGCGCAAGGCCAAGCGCATGTGGACCGACCGCCACGGGGGCGAGCGCATCCGCGTGGTGACGTGCCCCAACGAGGAGGAGGAGGCCCGCTTCGTCGCCCGGGAGATCCAGAAGCACATCGCCCACGGAATCCCCGCTGACGAGATCGCCGTGCTCTACCGCACCAACGGCCAGTCCCGGCCGGTGGAGGAGTCGCTGCGGGAGAAGAACATCGGCTACGAGGTGGTGGGCGGCAGCGAGTTCTTCGATCGGCGCGAGGTGAAGGACGTCATCGCCTACTTCAAGGTGATCGCCAACCCGAAGGACGAGGTGAGCCTGCTGCGCATCGTCAACGTGCCGGCGCGCGGCATCGGCGACGTGACGATGGAGCGGCTGCACGCGCACGCGCGGGCCGACAACGTCTCGCTGTGGGAGGCGATGGAGCGCGGCGAGCAGTACGAGGACCTGCCCTCGGGCGCGGCGGGCAAGGTGGGCGAGTTCCTCCGGATGATCGAGCGCTACCGCAACCTCTTCGAGGGCGGCAACCTGGCGCACGTGACGCGCAACCTCCTGGAGGAGATCGGCTTCAAGGAGGCCACGCGCGCCACGGCCGTCTCGTTGACGACGGCGGACAAGAAGCTCAAGTCCGTGGACCAGGTGCTCAACTCGCTGGAGGCCTTCGAGAAGCGCGAGGGCCCCAAGGCCAGCCTGCTCACCTACCTCAACCGCCTGAGCCTGGACACCCGGCAGGAGGAGGAGGACGAGGTGCCCGGCGGCAACCGGCGGGTGACCCTGATGACGGTCCACTCCTCCAAGGGGCTGGAGTACCGGCTGGTCTTCTTCATTGGTATGGAGGAGGACCTGATGCCCCACAAGGGCATGCAGGGCGAGCCGCAGAACCTCGAGGAGGAGCGCCGGCTCTGTTACGTGGGGATTACCCGGGCCAAGGAGCTGCTCTACCTGACGCGGGCGGCGATCCGGGTGAAGCGGGGCAAGGAAGTCCCCTGTACCCCCTCGCGGTTCCTGGAAGACCTGCCCGCCGAGGCCGTGGAGCTGATCGACATGGATGCCCCCCGGACGGGTGCCCCGACCGAGCAGGAGAAGAACTTCTTCGCCAACCTCAAGGAGCGCTTCAAGCCCAAGGGAGCAGGCGGGGGAGCAGGCCCTCCCCGAGGGGAAAGTGGGGTTTGA
- a CDS encoding caib/baif family protein — translation MKEKATRSPTPESLSEEKAAREAVAALGKREFMDQFQKLAKGFAADPGNPGSYSCEGCQRCTNCMFCKNCDSCYHCTHCVRCELCNNCSHCVDSKSCTACAYCVQCENCTGSAYLLLCRNLQDCNYCFGCVGLSKKDFHILNVPFSRTEYFKVVNRLRKELGIS, via the coding sequence GTGAAGGAGAAAGCAACGCGCTCCCCTACCCCCGAGTCGCTCTCGGAGGAGAAGGCGGCGCGAGAGGCGGTGGCGGCGCTGGGCAAGCGCGAGTTCATGGACCAGTTCCAAAAGCTGGCCAAGGGCTTCGCGGCGGACCCGGGCAACCCGGGCTCCTACTCATGCGAGGGGTGTCAGCGCTGCACCAACTGCATGTTCTGCAAGAACTGCGACAGCTGCTACCACTGCACCCATTGCGTGCGGTGCGAGCTGTGCAACAACTGCTCGCACTGCGTGGACTCGAAGAGCTGCACCGCGTGCGCCTACTGCGTGCAGTGCGAGAACTGCACCGGCAGCGCGTACCTGCTCCTGTGCCGCAACCTCCAAGACTGCAACTACTGCTTCGGCTGCGTGGGCCTGTCCAAGAAGGACTTCCACATCCTGAACGTGCCCTTCAGCCGCACCGAGTACTTCAAGGTGGTGAACCGGCTGCGCAAGGAGCTGGGCATCTCCTGA
- a CDS encoding vanadium-dependent haloperoxidase: MTGTALFPLTPETRRQEVRRRREQALSLSLSHPLPEHRGNGEEASFSSYSKGLPHNARGEVEPNAFEKLHHALRTGRPSDFENIPLGAPGGRRLTNPQAGLAYELEGADAQAVTLAPAPRFDSPQTTAEMIELYWMALLRDVPFVDFDRHADVAAAARELEKHREHLGRLPPGVTLTPRTVFRGSTVGAMMGPPISQFLLREIPYGSLRMAQLQQTVVPGGDYLTDFCTWLAIQEGNSPAQEPAFDRTRRYIRDMRDMAHYVHRDTLYQAYLNAALILLSQQEQAVGAGNPYRRSRNQEGFGTLGSPHILSLVSEVATRALKAVWFQKWFVHRRLRPEEFGGRVEVLRLGLARYPVHPALLSSEALQRILSRFGSSLLPQVFPEGCPTHPAYGAGHATVAGACVTVLKAWFDGGQPLRGPVQMANAQGDALIDYTGADAGQLTLGGELDKLAANMALGRNMAGVHWRTDYSESLRLGEQIALRVLQEQSILYNEPLAFTVKTFDGKTVKVRAGALLVD, from the coding sequence ATGACTGGCACTGCTCTATTTCCTCTCACCCCTGAGACGCGCCGCCAGGAGGTCCGCCGTCGCCGTGAGCAGGCCTTGAGCCTGTCCCTGTCGCATCCGCTCCCCGAGCACCGCGGTAACGGAGAGGAGGCCTCCTTCTCGAGCTACTCCAAGGGGCTGCCCCACAACGCGCGGGGCGAAGTGGAGCCGAACGCCTTCGAGAAGCTCCACCACGCGCTGAGGACGGGGCGGCCGTCGGACTTCGAGAACATCCCATTGGGCGCCCCGGGTGGCCGGAGGCTGACCAACCCCCAGGCAGGGCTGGCGTACGAGCTGGAGGGCGCCGACGCCCAGGCCGTGACGCTGGCTCCGGCGCCGCGCTTCGACAGCCCGCAGACCACGGCGGAGATGATCGAGCTGTACTGGATGGCGCTGCTGCGCGACGTGCCCTTCGTCGACTTCGACCGGCACGCAGACGTGGCCGCCGCGGCGAGGGAGCTCGAGAAGCACCGGGAGCACCTTGGCCGGCTTCCGCCCGGGGTGACCCTGACGCCGAGGACGGTGTTCCGGGGCTCCACGGTGGGCGCGATGATGGGCCCGCCCATCTCGCAGTTCCTGCTGCGGGAGATCCCCTACGGCTCGCTGCGGATGGCCCAGCTCCAGCAGACGGTGGTGCCGGGGGGCGACTACCTCACGGACTTCTGCACGTGGCTGGCGATCCAGGAAGGCAACTCGCCGGCCCAGGAGCCCGCGTTCGACCGCACGCGCCGCTACATCCGCGACATGCGGGACATGGCCCACTACGTCCACCGCGACACGCTCTACCAGGCCTATCTCAACGCCGCGCTCATCCTCCTGTCGCAGCAGGAGCAGGCCGTGGGCGCGGGCAATCCGTACCGGAGGTCTCGCAACCAGGAGGGCTTCGGGACGCTGGGCAGTCCGCACATCCTCTCGCTGGTGTCCGAGGTGGCCACGCGGGCCCTGAAGGCCGTGTGGTTCCAGAAGTGGTTCGTCCACCGGCGGCTGCGCCCCGAGGAGTTCGGAGGCCGCGTGGAAGTGCTCCGGCTGGGGCTGGCCCGCTACCCGGTACACCCCGCGCTGCTGTCGTCCGAGGCGCTCCAGCGGATCCTCAGCCGCTTCGGTAGCTCGCTGCTGCCGCAGGTGTTCCCGGAGGGCTGCCCGACGCACCCGGCCTACGGCGCGGGTCATGCCACGGTGGCGGGCGCGTGCGTCACCGTCCTCAAGGCCTGGTTCGATGGAGGGCAGCCCCTGCGAGGCCCCGTCCAGATGGCCAACGCCCAGGGGGACGCGCTCATCGACTACACCGGCGCGGACGCCGGTCAGCTCACCCTCGGCGGCGAGCTGGACAAGCTCGCGGCGAACATGGCCCTTGGTCGCAACATGGCCGGGGTCCACTGGCGCACCGACTACTCCGAGTCCCTCCGGCTGGGAGAGCAGATCGCCCTCCGGGTGCTGCAGGAGCAGAGCATCCTCTACAACGAGCCCCTTGCCTTCACGGTGAAGACCTTCGACGGCAAGACCGTGAAGGTTCGTGCGGGAGCGCTCCTCGTCGACTGA
- a CDS encoding tetratricopeptide repeat protein, translating to MNTLCEKLNPFLDGELAEPEADHVRGHLARCGTCAARFEDAVQLEMLAAEAFHEDGRCADTEGQAARPRPDAVTVPTGVRSPQRARRAPPPRAHHAARRNVAWGGAAVAALAALLYVSVFNVEPSAQLWLAEAPTRSIEARLSYDRVDVHRPYVAMRGGPSEVEPLPLQELARLDEKKDAIAIATAFLVHGDVAQARGYLETAPASPDRDNDLAVVAMQEGRLQEAMALLEHALRTDPQHIQALWNRALVLREQGQKERAAAAFEQLAARNEPGWSEEAGRIARELRK from the coding sequence ATGAACACCCTTTGCGAGAAGCTCAACCCCTTCCTGGACGGCGAACTCGCCGAACCCGAGGCAGACCATGTGCGCGGCCACCTGGCGCGCTGTGGCACCTGTGCGGCCCGCTTCGAGGATGCGGTACAGCTCGAGATGCTCGCCGCCGAGGCGTTCCACGAAGACGGACGGTGTGCCGACACCGAGGGACAAGCCGCGAGGCCGAGGCCCGACGCCGTGACTGTCCCCACGGGCGTGCGCTCTCCCCAGCGGGCCCGGCGCGCCCCGCCTCCCCGCGCGCATCATGCCGCCCGCAGGAACGTCGCCTGGGGCGGGGCCGCCGTGGCTGCCCTCGCCGCGCTGCTCTACGTGAGCGTGTTCAACGTGGAGCCCTCCGCTCAACTCTGGCTCGCGGAGGCTCCAACCCGGAGCATCGAGGCCCGCTTGAGCTACGACCGGGTGGACGTACACCGCCCCTACGTGGCCATGCGCGGCGGCCCGTCGGAGGTGGAGCCCCTGCCGCTCCAGGAGCTTGCCCGACTGGATGAGAAGAAGGACGCGATCGCGATCGCCACCGCCTTCCTCGTCCACGGGGATGTGGCGCAGGCCCGTGGCTACCTGGAGACGGCGCCGGCCTCGCCCGACCGGGACAATGATCTCGCGGTGGTGGCCATGCAGGAGGGGCGACTCCAGGAGGCCATGGCGCTGCTGGAGCACGCCCTGAGAACCGACCCCCAGCACATCCAGGCGCTCTGGAACCGGGCGCTGGTGCTGCGAGAGCAGGGGCAGAAAGAACGTGCCGCCGCCGCCTTCGAGCAGCTCGCCGCGCGCAATGAGCCCGGCTGGAGCGAGGAAGCGGGGCGGATCGCCCGAGAGCTTCGCAAGTAG
- a CDS encoding RNA polymerase sigma factor: MSEFSEFIRCHRPGLLRIARRFCRGGQDAEDLVQETLERALLHFSQVSRLHPNAQRAWLAQTVSRLFIDLCRRQSKEELLSDPVPVAESALHAGAESPERWAQVSPEELQRAVEQLPEFLGAPFRMRLAGQSYKAIAQSLSASEGTVGSWLFQARKQLRETLMSEEPEVRP; the protein is encoded by the coding sequence ATGTCGGAGTTTTCTGAGTTCATCCGCTGCCATCGTCCGGGCCTGCTGAGGATTGCCAGGCGGTTCTGCCGTGGCGGCCAGGATGCCGAGGACCTGGTCCAGGAGACGCTGGAGCGCGCGCTGCTCCACTTCTCCCAGGTGTCACGCCTGCACCCCAACGCGCAGCGGGCGTGGCTCGCGCAGACGGTCTCTCGGCTGTTCATCGACTTGTGCCGGCGGCAGAGCAAGGAAGAGCTGCTGTCGGATCCGGTGCCCGTGGCCGAGTCGGCGCTCCACGCTGGCGCCGAGAGCCCCGAGCGCTGGGCGCAGGTGTCACCCGAGGAGCTGCAGCGAGCCGTGGAGCAGCTGCCGGAGTTCCTCGGCGCGCCGTTCCGCATGAGGCTGGCGGGCCAGAGCTACAAGGCCATCGCCCAGTCCCTGAGCGCCTCGGAGGGAACGGTTGGCAGTTGGCTCTTCCAGGCCCGCAAGCAGTTGAGAGAGACGCTCATGTCAGAGGAGCCCGAGGTGCGCCCATGA